DNA sequence from the Hippoglossus stenolepis isolate QCI-W04-F060 chromosome 17, HSTE1.2, whole genome shotgun sequence genome:
TTGTGACACTACAGAAAGTCAAAAAGTTTTGGATATAGGCAATCGTTACTTCCACATATATTTGACggcattttttacattttacaccaTTATATTCAGTTAAAAGTCCCTAAAATACTTGTTTGGTCACTTAAAATATGTTTGCAATGAATGGTACCGGTCTGCCTAGATGCAATTATCCAAATATCCCATAACaattatatgattttttttatttttttatatatgtaagTTTTAAATCTTACGTCACCTGTGGTGCTGGTTCCGTTGCTCTCCTCGGGCTTCACACTGGGTCGAGTCGTGTCCACAGCTGAAGTTTGggagctggtggagcatccCATCCTGCCCTGTGCGCACAGAGGACTGGATGGAGAGGTTCAGAGTGAGGGGGTGAGGCTGGAGCTGCGCTGATGACGTGGTGCATTagatctctctctgtccctggcAATTGAGAGGAGTCCCAAACTGTGGCCGGTGAATCCCCTGGAGGAGAAACCTGAAAGACTTGGCTGGTCGTGCCGTCAAATTCCTCTATCCTCCCCCGCGTAATTGCGCACCGTGGGTCCTCCTCGTGTCGCGGACGCACGTTTCTAAACAGGGCTTTTTGTTGTGTTCTGTAACTGAGGCTGTTTCCAAGAGGCTGGCGCAGggagaaaaatacattattcagtTAGTGTGTGCAGCGGCCACCTCTTGGGGCGGAGAAAGTGAAGCTGGTATTTTCCTCACCAAACCAAAGCAGCAGGTCCAAACATGGCCAATTGTTCCCTTGATTAAACCTCTGAATCCAGAGTTAATTGGGGAGGGAACAGAAATGTTCACTTATAAGGAAAATCCCATCATTTATAATTTCACTGAAATACCAACGATTTAGCAGGAAAAACCTAAACTTGACTTGCAGAAGCTCACGACCCCTGGTAGATACAGAGTTAGCTTGATTtagaattataataaaaaacatatgtCGTGTAATGCTGTGGAATAAAGAGTACATGAATAATGGTCAATActaaaatacacaataataacATATTATTCATGTGTTGTGGAGTGGAGTCACCAAGTTGTATTAAATGGAAAAactcaagtacaagtacaaaacCCTTAAAACTGTTCTTACTTTTAAGATCTAGATTAATATTTTACATCCAAGCACGTGATGACACATGACCTCATCAACAGTACATACAGTAAAATAACTCATCTGACTGCAGACGTATCTGCTCTTTCATTTGTATAAAGTTTTGAATGCAGGAGACTgagataaaacattatttaatagaacattattttatttccaccCTATTGTTTTATAGCTGTAATTCTTCTTTATCCACTATGGTGTTTATTCCCTCACATTACggtgtttgtgtagttttgtgGAATAAACCGGTTTGATCGActaaacattcacacacatgtgcagtgaGCGTCCTGCGCAGTAAACCTCTGCGCAGCTCCTCCGACCAGATAGCGCCGCAATGCACCCTGGTCCTTCCTTTCTCTCCGTGGCCATATTGTCGAGTTCTTACCGTAAGACGAGCTCTGCGTTTTTCGCAATAAAACACCGATTTCCCTGCTTCTgctcactctgtgttttcacccACACGTTAACCAaagtctcctcctccccccctgtCGCCCGCAGGTTGGCCTGTCCGGACTAAACCGCAAACATGGTGGCCGCAAAGAAGACGGTGAGTGTCGGGGGAGCTCGGGCCGGGCCGCACGCTGCTTCACGTGGACGAGAGTTATCTGTCATGGGGCCTGTTAGCCAGCTAGCAGCGCGACAGTCCTCTTAAACTACGTTAAACCGCGTATATCTAAAGTTACGTTACTGCGGCTGTAAAGATTCAAAGGAACACGTCGCTGTTATTTCTCTCCTTTATTGTTTATCCGCATGTTCTCCCTGAtctaagctaacaagctaaatCCAGACGTTAGCAAAATGCTAGCAAAGTAGCAACGAGTCCTACAAATGCTCTTTAAAAACTTGCATATCACACCATCCTCCTTGTGTCCATTCGgttaaatgtgatatttaacGTCAACATGTCACTCGTTTGTCTCTTTGAGTTCACCGATAGTCGAAGAGGCTAACGTTAGCCGTGTAGCTCAGGTGTTGACCCGACTGTGCATCTCCCTCCCGTGTGTGCAGAAAAAGTCCATGGAGTCCATCAACTCTCGTCTCCAGCTGGTGATGAAGAGTGGGAAATACGTGCTGGGCTACAAGCAGTCCCAGAAGATGATCCGGCAGGGGAAAGCCAAGCTGGTCATCCTGGCCAACAACTGCCCGGCCCTCAGGTCAGTAGTCACTGCAGTTTACAACATCTGGGCTTGATGCATGGAAAGTCACTATTTAGGAAATGTTGTATACATTTGTAAAGCAAATGTTATATTGGTAACATCAGTGTTGTAAGCAGGAGCTGTGACAAATATCAGATTCTTAAAATTAAGGGAAGAAGATGTCCATGAGCTATAGTCCAACCCTACAGCCATTATTAACAGTTCATCATCTCATGTTTGAACTAGTTATCAACATCTGGCTGCTTATTGCAGAATTTGGGCTTTTAGTTAGTTGATCTCAAATTAAAACTGTCCATTAGGACATCGTACTGCTTTTCCATTTGCAGTTTTCCAGTGCCTGCAATAGAATAGAATAGTGCTTACAATAGAAACATGTTTGTTCCAGGTCGTGAATTgccttgtttttattcacaataTGGGTCATTTAAAGAAGAATCTTGCATCTGAACCCGTTTCCTCAGTGATCCAAAGTAAAACCAATGGATGCTGTTAAAGAGTCAAATGTCGTTGGTTCTGTGAGCTGCCTGGACTTCGGtcaatgtattatttacatGTCTCACAATGACCAGGCtatgacattttacattatgCAAACTGATTATAATGGATTACATGCTGCGTAACAGAGTTCTGATGTTGGTTGAATTCTaagtaataaaaaaacttttttgtaTCAACACAAGTTAGTAACTAGAGAgaagtttctgttttctgtcatcAGAGGTTCTAAGATGGATGGATAGTGTTACTTTTCTGCACATTTGATGCCTTTCATTTGTATTCCTTCTCCGTATTAATTAAGCATTTTTTCTAATGTGTATTTGCTGCTGTGACTCACATTACCTTTGTCTCTCTGCTGCGTTCAGGAAATCTGAGATTGAGTACTACGCCATGCTGGCCAAGACCGGTGTCCACCACTACAGTGGAAACAACATTGAGCTTGGTACAGCCTGTGGTAAATACTTCAGGGTGTGCACACTGGCCATCATTGATCCTGGTGAGTACCTGCTGTCCAACACCATAAGATTTGAGCCTCTTCTCCTGCTGATTTCCCAATGCAGGGGGTCCATACTAGAATATTAAAAGGGACTAATGGGGTGTGGAGTGTGCCAGTCACTGTCTGGTAGCAAAACTGATGCAGCAACATTAGCTTAGTGCTACAGGTCCCAGTGAGACTCATTGACACAACTGAACAGCAATTAAAAGAGGAATCACTGACAAACCAGTTTTCAATCACACCACAATGTTTCAGTGATCCATGCTAGAGTCTGCATATCTATCAAATGAGCTAGTATCTagtacatttgtgtgtttatatacatatatacacacacacattcagcacatACTCTGTAATATTGTGCTGACTTGTTTACTTCTGTTTGGTCGATTAGCTGCTGGCATTGAAACAGATATGTGAACCATGATAGATGATATCCGTGCATCATTACCACTGGAGAGCAACTAAACTTATAACACCTGTTTTCACACAAGCTCATTGCACCTCAACaaatgtgactttaatatttatatcattatataaaacacacattttaatttcctgtCACTTGGTTTCCTCTGCGAATTTTTGTGCCTGTTGGCCCTGCTCACAAAGTGGTCCAGTGCAGGACTAGTGGTTCGCTAGATGAACGCCAGTCGGAGCGCTCGGTTGAGCTGCCACTGTTTTCTGGCTGGTTCACGACTGCTCCGTTGGTCACATCTCATAATGTCAATATTACCTATCTACGCTCAGTATATAATTGAGTTAAGTTTTACTGTGTACATGATGATTTATTTCCACCCACTGACTCTTTGTTCATCTTTTCGTCTTCAGGCGATTCTGACATCATCAGGAGCATGCcagatcagcagcagccaccTCAGTAGAAACGTTCCCCAGCCCCGTTGTCATAAATAAAGTCGGAGTTAAACAGATCACACTGGTGTCGTTTTTATTTCTAATCAATCCATGAATTCCACACGTGTCTGTCCTGCCGTTGTCCGCCAGAGAGCAGCAGGGTGCTCTCACTCGCCTACTTAGCATTAGAGGCCTGTGTGAGGGATTTCCTCTCCTGCAGTTGTTTACATTGTGAGCCTGTTGACAGAAAACAGGCAGTGATGGGAACTGAATTTTAAACCGCAGAGCTTTCTTCAAAGACTTCTGACAGAGCAGGATGACGGGATTATCAGTTCATGCGTCGACCATCGTGATCCGCTCCACTCGCTGCTCATCACGTCGTCACAGTTACACAACACTGATATTTGAGTGTTTCTTTCTCACTTACATAAACCGTGGGGATGACCCTCAACTGTATCGTCAGCAGCCTGTTGACTGTAATCGAGTAAGGACACTTCTCTTTCAGAGGTATTAAAGGCTTTGAAGGGTGACAGCCGCCTCTGATGTCATCCGACGTGTGTGGAGATAGAGATTTATGTATATGCACTGATAAACTTCTGAGAAACCTAGGAGCAAATTCTTTTTTGTACCTGCTGATCAAATCTATCACAATCTTTTCTTTGATCAAAATTGAATTGGCGgtatttgtaaagaaaaaacttttagttttagttttgagTCTCACTCTTTAAAACCACATTAACATATATAAACAGGGTTTGTTTTAGATATTTGAAGCTAAAGTAATTCTGTTACTCCATTACAATGCAAAATGTCTTCACTTAGTGTAGAAGTTTGCCTTTTTAAATCCTTGAATGTTGATTTAATTGTCAATCACTGCAACAAcccacatcagtgtgtgtgggacacTTGTTGGCTGTGGACTAATAGACATGGCGATGCTCCTGCCTACTCGTGTATATACAACTAGTGTTCGAAGTATAACACATGTCCGACAGAGGCAGGTGCATCAACCCAGACACGACTGTTAGCTGCCCATCATCCATCGAGTGGTTTGGCCCAGTTTTTCCACTCACTGGTTCCCCTAAGCCTTTTTCTT
Encoded proteins:
- the rpl30 gene encoding 60S ribosomal protein L30, translated to MVAAKKTKKSMESINSRLQLVMKSGKYVLGYKQSQKMIRQGKAKLVILANNCPALRKSEIEYYAMLAKTGVHHYSGNNIELGTACGKYFRVCTLAIIDPGDSDIIRSMPDQQQPPQ